The following proteins come from a genomic window of Halomarina ordinaria:
- a CDS encoding type II/IV secretion system ATPase subunit, whose protein sequence is MAIEDALSGRGVGSDERDEEEASDTSSETPVVVGEYTWEDYKHEYFYDEDGEPPRDAEGEAVEFDPAEALGFDPADLPGRLGRGGDAAETLADIVDARTVDVDPDLDEDAFFSTVEGHTTVVNRYDLERAVPLVKKSHFKERDRYWVNEPYAFVVIFHSEKENERKYYVVEPHLTPVERDLKDFLTGKLRTAIKYSDDDVIVKGSDDSRADVITRETTRLLDRYDLFDGDVATLVADASDENDGDGEDEGDGWLAQLKALFGAEDEPVVGSGQLDGIAARPEPALIEEDAPTLTEYQVEKLLYYLRRDFVGYERIDPVKHDINVEDVSCDGYNSPVFVYHTDHEQIISNVFHGETELDDFVVKLAQRSGKGISKRQPQVDCTLPDGSRAQLTLGREVSDHGTNYTIRQFKDVPFTPIDLINWNTFSLEEMAFLWLCIENHKSLIFAGGTASGKTTSLNAVSLFIPSQAKIVSIEDTREVELPQRNWIASKTRPSFSDDGTGDVDHFDLLEAALRQRPEYIVMGEIRGEEGRTLFQVMSTGHTTLTTFHADSVGEVIKRFTTEPINVSKTMFTALDLVSIQTSTRVGGNKVRRNKSLTEINRYDAENDEINVQDVYQWQAETDEFLEMGQSNTVQDIKFDRGWTQETLEEELFQRKLVLAYLVERNLNTYTQVAATLQAFINDPETILTLIANDDLERSLEDLREMESVQIDIDPDKEAMVPRPDPTPEDLESARALLEVGDSLLAEYRGRTIEGLQSAIEPVAATVSVPESAVEPADGRGDGEADVDADGDGDGFEEAPE, encoded by the coding sequence ATGGCTATCGAGGACGCTCTTTCGGGCCGAGGCGTCGGCTCGGACGAACGCGACGAAGAGGAGGCGTCCGACACCTCATCTGAAACACCTGTCGTCGTCGGTGAATACACCTGGGAGGACTACAAACACGAGTACTTCTACGACGAGGACGGCGAACCGCCGCGCGACGCGGAGGGCGAGGCCGTCGAGTTCGACCCCGCCGAAGCGCTGGGGTTCGACCCCGCCGACCTGCCCGGACGGCTCGGACGCGGCGGCGACGCCGCGGAGACGCTCGCGGACATCGTCGACGCCCGCACCGTCGACGTCGACCCGGACCTCGACGAGGACGCGTTCTTCTCGACCGTCGAGGGCCACACCACCGTGGTCAACCGCTACGACCTCGAGCGGGCCGTTCCGCTGGTCAAGAAGTCCCACTTCAAGGAGCGCGACCGGTACTGGGTGAACGAACCCTACGCCTTCGTCGTCATCTTCCACTCCGAGAAGGAGAACGAGCGCAAGTACTACGTCGTCGAACCCCACCTCACGCCCGTCGAGCGCGACCTGAAGGACTTCCTGACCGGAAAGCTCCGCACCGCCATCAAGTACTCCGACGACGACGTCATCGTCAAGGGGAGCGACGACTCGCGCGCCGACGTCATCACCCGCGAGACGACGCGCCTGCTCGACCGCTACGACCTGTTCGACGGCGACGTCGCCACGCTCGTGGCGGACGCGAGCGACGAAAACGACGGGGACGGCGAGGACGAGGGCGACGGCTGGCTCGCTCAGCTCAAGGCGCTGTTCGGGGCCGAGGACGAACCGGTCGTCGGCTCCGGACAACTGGACGGCATCGCCGCCCGGCCCGAACCGGCGCTCATCGAGGAGGACGCGCCCACCCTCACCGAGTACCAGGTCGAGAAGTTGCTCTACTACCTCCGGCGGGACTTCGTCGGCTACGAGCGAATCGACCCGGTCAAACACGACATCAACGTCGAGGACGTCTCCTGCGACGGCTACAACTCGCCGGTGTTCGTCTACCACACCGACCACGAACAGATCATCTCGAACGTCTTCCACGGGGAGACCGAACTGGACGACTTCGTCGTGAAGCTGGCCCAGCGGTCGGGCAAGGGCATCTCGAAGCGCCAGCCACAGGTCGACTGTACGCTCCCCGACGGTTCGCGCGCCCAGCTCACCCTCGGGCGGGAGGTGTCCGACCACGGGACGAACTACACCATCCGGCAGTTCAAGGACGTCCCGTTCACCCCCATCGACCTCATCAACTGGAACACGTTCTCGCTCGAGGAGATGGCGTTCCTCTGGCTCTGCATCGAGAACCACAAGTCGCTCATCTTCGCGGGCGGCACCGCCTCCGGCAAGACGACGTCGCTCAACGCCGTCTCGCTGTTCATCCCCTCACAGGCGAAGATCGTCTCCATCGAGGACACCCGCGAGGTCGAACTCCCCCAGCGCAACTGGATCGCCTCGAAGACCCGCCCCTCCTTCTCCGACGACGGGACCGGCGACGTCGACCACTTCGACCTGCTGGAGGCCGCGCTCCGCCAGCGCCCAGAGTACATCGTGATGGGCGAGATTCGCGGCGAGGAGGGTCGGACGCTCTTCCAGGTCATGTCGACGGGGCACACCACGCTCACGACCTTCCACGCCGATTCGGTGGGGGAGGTCATCAAGCGGTTCACGACCGAACCCATCAACGTCTCGAAGACGATGTTCACGGCGCTCGACCTCGTCTCCATCCAGACGTCGACGCGCGTCGGCGGGAACAAGGTCCGTCGGAACAAGTCACTCACCGAGATAAACCGCTACGACGCGGAGAACGACGAGATAAACGTCCAGGACGTCTACCAGTGGCAGGCCGAGACCGACGAGTTCCTGGAGATGGGTCAGTCGAACACCGTCCAGGACATCAAGTTCGACCGCGGGTGGACCCAGGAGACGTTGGAGGAGGAGCTGTTCCAGCGAAAGCTCGTCCTCGCGTACCTCGTCGAGCGGAACCTGAACACGTACACGCAGGTCGCCGCCACGCTCCAGGCGTTCATCAACGACCCCGAGACCATCCTCACGCTCATCGCCAACGACGACCTCGAACGGAGCCTGGAGGACCTCCGGGAGATGGAGTCGGTCCAGATCGACATCGACCCCGACAAGGAGGCGATGGTGCCCCGTCCCGACCCGACGCCGGAGGACCTCGAATCCGCCCGCGCGTTGCTCGAGGTCGGCGACTCGCTCCTCGCCGAGTACCGGGGCCGGACCATCGAGGGGTTGCAGAGCGCCATCGAACCGGTCGCGGCGACCGTCTCCGTGCCCGAGTCGGCCGTCGAACCGGCCGACGGGCGCGGAGACGGCGAGGCCGACGTCGACGCTGACGGCGACGGCGACGGCTTCGAGGAGGCCCCCGAATGA
- a CDS encoding type II secretion system F family protein, producing the protein MSLGTANDSQFGGTDALGDAFYPLYRWTFGDDSDFVHSVERKLAASRMPQTVELYLSRALAVGSLVGLVLWLVGTVLVFLVFELFVQGTPSILGLPLSPELLALVQAVKVPALIALGGIVFGAVGFAAGFGTLVAIPYLVAGERKREINVLLSDSVSFMYALSVGGLNQLEILEAIATADDTYGEVSKEFQSIVLETRYFDTDYRTAIRNQAHQTPSDELGQFLTDMLSIIDSGGNMTQFLEDQKEKQMRTSKQEQETVLETLELFGEMYMTLSLFPLLLIIILVIMSMMGEAQTMLLYGTVYGLIPLVGAGFLVLVSTVVQDEVGDGYLRPEDDRFDDTGSGLFSLGLVERYTGRAALFDRIEAREGTYETVEMLSKPHHFFRDHPLTVLFVTVPATLVLLAFFVVAGFVPLSVDGLKDAPVRGTFFLFYVPLYANVLPLTVFYEWNVKTRRSVVDKLSEDLRKLSSANDTGMTLLESIEVVAETSRGRLAAELETIHAKVNYGTSLKEALREFNNKYHIPRLARTMKLIMKAQEASSQITAVLTTAAQASENQDDIDRDRKSRTRMQVVIIIMTFLTLLGVMAILKVKFLDVMAGLASQAGGGGGEAAAGAGGGGGAAGGGFAGGVDTDLLALLFFHAVTFQAVISGLIAGYIRDVSLLAGAKFVVVLPTVALLVFLFI; encoded by the coding sequence ATGAGCCTGGGGACCGCGAACGACTCCCAGTTCGGCGGTACGGACGCGCTCGGCGACGCCTTCTACCCGCTCTATCGGTGGACGTTCGGAGACGACAGCGATTTCGTCCACTCGGTCGAGCGGAAGCTCGCGGCGTCGCGGATGCCCCAGACCGTCGAACTGTACCTCTCGCGCGCCCTCGCGGTGGGGTCGCTCGTCGGGCTCGTGCTGTGGCTGGTCGGTACCGTCCTCGTCTTCCTCGTGTTCGAGCTGTTCGTCCAGGGGACGCCGAGCATCCTCGGCCTGCCGCTCAGTCCGGAACTGCTCGCGCTCGTCCAGGCGGTGAAGGTGCCCGCGCTCATCGCCCTCGGCGGCATCGTCTTCGGGGCCGTCGGGTTCGCGGCGGGGTTCGGCACGCTGGTCGCCATCCCGTACCTCGTCGCCGGCGAGCGGAAACGCGAGATAAACGTCCTGCTGTCGGACTCGGTGTCGTTCATGTACGCCCTCTCGGTCGGGGGGCTGAACCAGCTCGAGATACTGGAGGCCATCGCCACCGCCGACGACACCTACGGCGAGGTGTCCAAGGAGTTCCAGAGCATCGTCCTCGAGACGCGCTACTTCGACACCGACTACCGGACGGCCATCCGCAACCAGGCCCACCAGACGCCGAGCGACGAACTGGGTCAGTTCCTCACGGACATGCTCTCCATCATCGACTCCGGCGGGAACATGACGCAGTTCCTAGAGGACCAGAAGGAGAAGCAGATGCGGACCTCGAAGCAGGAACAGGAGACGGTCCTCGAGACGCTCGAACTGTTCGGCGAGATGTACATGACGCTCTCGCTGTTCCCCCTCCTGCTCATCATCATCCTCGTCATCATGAGCATGATGGGCGAGGCCCAGACGATGCTGCTCTACGGGACGGTCTACGGGCTCATCCCGCTGGTGGGCGCCGGCTTCCTCGTGCTCGTCTCGACCGTCGTCCAGGACGAGGTGGGCGACGGCTACCTCCGCCCGGAGGACGACCGCTTCGACGACACCGGGTCGGGGCTGTTCAGCCTCGGCCTCGTCGAGCGCTACACGGGGCGCGCCGCGCTCTTCGACCGCATCGAGGCCCGCGAGGGGACCTACGAGACCGTCGAGATGCTCTCGAAGCCCCACCACTTCTTCCGCGACCACCCGCTGACGGTGCTGTTCGTCACCGTCCCCGCGACGCTCGTGCTGCTGGCGTTCTTCGTCGTCGCCGGGTTCGTCCCGCTCTCGGTCGACGGCCTCAAGGACGCCCCGGTCCGCGGGACGTTCTTCCTGTTCTACGTGCCGCTGTACGCGAACGTGCTCCCGCTGACGGTGTTCTACGAGTGGAACGTCAAGACCCGCCGGAGCGTCGTCGACAAGCTCTCGGAGGACCTCCGGAAGCTCTCCTCGGCGAACGACACCGGGATGACGCTGCTCGAGTCCATCGAGGTGGTCGCCGAGACGTCGCGCGGGCGACTCGCGGCGGAACTGGAGACCATCCACGCGAAGGTCAACTACGGGACGAGCCTGAAGGAGGCGCTCCGCGAGTTCAACAACAAGTACCACATCCCGCGGCTGGCCCGGACGATGAAGCTCATCATGAAGGCCCAGGAGGCGTCGAGTCAGATCACCGCCGTCCTGACCACCGCGGCGCAGGCCAGCGAGAACCAGGACGACATCGACCGCGACCGCAAGTCACGCACCCGGATGCAGGTCGTCATCATCATCATGACGTTCCTGACGCTGCTCGGCGTGATGGCCATCCTCAAGGTGAAGTTCCTCGACGTGATGGCCGGACTCGCCTCACAGGCGGGCGGCGGTGGCGGCGAGGCCGCCGCGGGGGCGGGCGGTGGCGGCGGCGCAGCGGGCGGCGGCTTCGCCGGCGGCGTCGACACCGACCTCCTCGCGTTGCTGTTCTTCCACGCGGTGACGTTCCAGGCGGTCATCTCCGGGCTCATCGCGGGCTACATCCGCGACGTGAGCCTCCTCGCCGGCGCGAAGTTCGTCGTCGTCCTGCCGACGGTCGCCCTCCTGGTGTTCCTCTTCATATGA
- a CDS encoding DUF7287 family protein has translation MTDRAQSTLDFAVGVSVFLLAVAFTFAFIPGMTQPFSETVRVNPATADRVTDQLAGDTLATPGEPYRLDATCTAAFFDAGPDGDGCRFEGEGFDERLGLPYPDRATPPNVQVGLYEGASSDAEALYWDGERVAWPEDGSPASDDERLVRSTDGRTPSGSSSVVVSRRSVTVDGRDAHLRVSVW, from the coding sequence ATGACCGACAGAGCCCAATCCACGCTCGACTTCGCCGTCGGCGTCAGCGTCTTCCTGCTCGCGGTGGCGTTCACCTTCGCGTTCATCCCCGGGATGACCCAGCCGTTCTCCGAGACGGTCCGCGTGAACCCCGCGACGGCCGACCGGGTGACGGACCAGCTCGCGGGCGACACGCTCGCGACGCCGGGCGAGCCGTATCGACTGGACGCGACCTGTACGGCGGCGTTCTTCGACGCGGGCCCGGACGGCGACGGCTGTCGGTTCGAGGGCGAGGGGTTCGACGAACGTCTCGGCCTCCCCTACCCCGACCGCGCGACGCCGCCGAACGTTCAGGTCGGCCTGTACGAGGGCGCCTCGAGCGATGCCGAGGCACTGTACTGGGACGGTGAGCGGGTCGCCTGGCCCGAGGACGGGTCCCCGGCCTCCGACGACGAGCGACTCGTCCGGTCGACCGACGGGCGGACGCCGAGCGGTTCCTCGAGCGTCGTCGTCTCGCGGCGCTCCGTGACCGTCGACGGGCGCGACGCCCACCTCAGGGTGAGCGTATGGTGA
- a CDS encoding DUF7288 family protein, which translates to MVSDDRGQVHTLEAIVAGVILVTGLVYALQVTAVTPLSASTSSQHIENQQAAVSEGVLAASMDDGSLEETLRSWDEDEERFHGADGREFFVNDRPDNAFGDRLGDTFEERGTAVNVVVRYEENDGTETQNVVYRGNPSDNAVTTTQTLTLFDGDHLYGADGEPTETRLDETDTFYVPDDTSDSMAYAVVTVEVTTWRM; encoded by the coding sequence ATGGTGAGCGACGACCGGGGGCAGGTCCACACGCTCGAGGCCATCGTGGCGGGCGTCATCCTCGTCACGGGCCTGGTGTACGCGCTGCAAGTGACCGCGGTGACGCCGCTCTCGGCGAGCACGTCGAGCCAGCACATCGAGAACCAGCAGGCCGCCGTCTCGGAGGGCGTCCTCGCCGCGAGCATGGACGACGGGTCGCTGGAGGAGACGCTCCGCTCGTGGGACGAGGACGAAGAACGGTTCCACGGCGCCGACGGACGGGAGTTCTTCGTCAACGACCGACCGGACAACGCGTTCGGCGACCGGCTTGGCGACACGTTCGAGGAGCGCGGGACGGCCGTGAACGTCGTCGTTCGCTACGAAGAGAACGACGGGACGGAGACGCAGAACGTCGTCTACCGCGGCAACCCGAGCGACAACGCCGTCACCACCACACAGACGCTGACGCTGTTCGACGGCGACCACCTGTACGGTGCCGACGGCGAACCCACCGAGACGCGGTTGGACGAGACAGACACGTTCTACGTCCCCGACGACACGAGCGACTCGATGGCGTACGCCGTCGTGACCGTGGAGGTGACGACGTGGCGGATGTGA
- a CDS encoding DUF7261 family protein: protein MADVNERGRGQMILVTGLTLAVILVALALVLNTAIYTENLATRSDDPGASEALRYFESADHDVGEGLDRTSSQDELETFVTEWDRSTGREGARDGVRTSVTLDEGSVVTGTRVYDTDETTTLPGDDADEEFLEGSRIRGFRVTANLDAGESFTVRFDGDGAGTTVEGVDASTVRVSTDEESCEVAVSETGTVTVDFSARTVTGDGDPRGCSALDYTTDFGGTYDLEFENTGVPGTFEFVTDSEVGYEPDEDGEDTVQVEESVYSATVEATYDDGHVSASRDIRVAPREVGA from the coding sequence GTGGCGGATGTGAACGAGAGGGGGCGCGGCCAGATGATTCTCGTGACGGGGCTGACACTCGCGGTGATACTGGTGGCGCTCGCGCTCGTCCTCAACACCGCCATCTACACGGAGAACCTCGCGACGCGCTCGGACGACCCCGGTGCGAGCGAGGCGCTCCGGTACTTCGAGAGCGCGGACCACGACGTCGGGGAGGGCCTCGACCGGACGAGTAGTCAGGACGAACTCGAGACGTTCGTCACAGAGTGGGACCGGTCGACGGGACGCGAAGGCGCTCGCGACGGCGTCAGGACATCGGTGACGCTCGACGAGGGGAGCGTCGTGACGGGGACGCGCGTCTACGACACGGACGAGACGACGACGCTCCCGGGTGACGACGCAGACGAGGAATTCCTCGAGGGGTCGCGGATACGCGGGTTCCGCGTGACCGCGAACCTCGACGCGGGCGAGTCGTTCACCGTCCGGTTCGACGGGGACGGCGCAGGGACGACCGTCGAGGGGGTCGACGCCTCGACGGTGCGAGTGTCGACGGACGAGGAGAGCTGTGAGGTGGCCGTCTCGGAGACCGGAACGGTGACCGTCGACTTCTCGGCGCGGACGGTCACCGGCGACGGCGACCCGCGTGGCTGCTCGGCGCTCGACTACACGACGGACTTCGGCGGCACCTACGACCTCGAATTCGAGAACACCGGCGTCCCCGGAACGTTCGAGTTCGTGACCGACAGCGAGGTCGGGTACGAACCCGACGAGGACGGTGAGGACACCGTCCAGGTCGAGGAGTCAGTCTACAGCGCCACCGTGGAGGCGACGTACGACGACGGGCACGTCTCGGCGTCGAGGGACATCCGTGTCGCCCCGCGGGAGGTGGGCGCGTGA
- a CDS encoding DUF7266 family protein: MRPTALRGDRRGVSTALGYVLNLGVMTVLVVGLVFTAGTYVEDQREGAIRAELVVVGEHLVADLGSADRLVASGASEVSVSQQVPESAAGVSYTVRVEESGGGQELVLSTRDPAVTVRFDLVTETPVAGGASGGDVRIDYDSAAGELEVRSD; encoded by the coding sequence GTGAGACCCACCGCGCTCCGCGGGGACCGACGGGGGGTGTCGACGGCGCTCGGCTACGTCCTCAACCTCGGCGTCATGACGGTGCTCGTCGTCGGGCTGGTGTTCACCGCGGGGACCTACGTCGAGGACCAGCGCGAGGGTGCCATCCGCGCTGAACTCGTCGTCGTGGGTGAACACCTCGTCGCGGACCTCGGGAGCGCCGACCGCCTCGTCGCGAGCGGCGCGAGCGAGGTGTCGGTCAGTCAGCAGGTGCCGGAGTCGGCCGCGGGCGTCTCCTACACCGTGCGCGTGGAGGAGTCGGGGGGTGGTCAGGAACTGGTCCTCTCGACGCGGGACCCCGCGGTGACCGTCCGGTTCGACCTCGTCACCGAGACGCCGGTGGCGGGGGGGGCGAGCGGCGGCGACGTCCGCATCGACTACGACTCGGCCGCCGGGGAACTGGAGGTCCGCAGTGACTGA
- a CDS encoding DUF7289 family protein, translating to MTDRAVSEVLSFVLVFSVVVSVVGLVYVSGFAGLETARSAEQVDNAERAFDVLADNMADIHHHRAPSRKTEVKLADAQLQYSGTTTEFDVTVGGVTDDEGALRHFRAETTPIVYSAGSDTDVVYDGGAVVRRDGDYARVTRAPPIRTTDDGTLVVQYVQTNARERGVSGSRTVLVRGERTRSEILVTDEDSTESGDLTVTMNVTTASERVGAWESYLEGELGCSPENVEPLDDGRTRFTCETEASDLTVSVTSIDLELS from the coding sequence GTGACTGACCGCGCCGTCAGCGAGGTGCTGAGCTTCGTGCTGGTGTTCTCCGTCGTCGTCAGCGTGGTGGGCCTCGTCTACGTGAGCGGCTTCGCGGGGCTGGAGACGGCCCGGTCGGCCGAACAGGTCGACAACGCGGAGCGCGCGTTCGACGTCCTCGCCGACAACATGGCCGACATCCACCACCACCGCGCGCCGAGTCGCAAGACCGAGGTGAAGCTCGCCGACGCGCAGTTGCAGTACTCGGGGACGACGACGGAGTTCGACGTCACGGTGGGGGGTGTGACGGACGACGAGGGCGCGTTGCGTCACTTCCGGGCCGAGACCACGCCCATCGTATATAGCGCCGGAAGCGACACCGACGTCGTCTACGACGGCGGGGCGGTCGTCCGCCGCGACGGCGACTACGCGCGGGTTACCCGGGCGCCGCCGATACGCACCACCGACGACGGGACGCTCGTCGTCCAGTACGTCCAGACCAACGCGCGCGAGCGGGGCGTGAGCGGGTCGCGGACGGTCCTCGTCCGGGGGGAGCGCACCCGGTCCGAGATACTGGTGACCGACGAGGACTCGACGGAGAGCGGCGACCTGACCGTCACGATGAACGTGACGACGGCCTCCGAGCGCGTCGGGGCCTGGGAGTCGTACCTCGAAGGGGAACTGGGCTGTTCGCCGGAGAACGTCGAGCCGCTGGACGACGGTCGGACGCGGTTCACCTGCGAGACGGAGGCGAGTGACCTCACGGTGAGCGTGACGAGTATCGACCTCGAACTCAGTTGA